Proteins encoded within one genomic window of Glycine soja cultivar W05 chromosome 1, ASM419377v2, whole genome shotgun sequence:
- the LOC114409661 gene encoding uncharacterized protein LOC114409661, giving the protein MCWIDLVESKPRNTHFCFVHGRRKRRRRRQGQCEQSHTDLSIETRRQNLSSMDFSLCLSSPIISTLVHFLLVASLFCPVCSSDIGNIGNTPVANQTFKPQEEAHKMNIIRTRLQQINKPAVKTIQSPDGDVIDCVVSHQQPAFDHPMLKGHKPLDPPERPKGHNQMDMSENFQLWTMSGESCPEGTIPIRRTTEQDMLRASSVSRFGRKIRRRVRRDTNSNGHEHAVGYVSGEQYYGAKASINVWAPRVANQDEFSLSQMWVISGSFGDDLNTIESGWQVSPELYGDRYPRFFTYWTSDAYQATGCYNLLCSGFVQTNNRIAIGAAISPTSSYAGGQFDISLLIWKDPKHGNWWLEFGSGILVGYWPSFLFTHLRDHASMVQFGGEIVNSRQSGSHTSTQMGSGHFASEGFGKASYFRNMQVVDWDNNLVPLSNLRVLADHPNCYDIQGGINNVWGNYFYYGGPGRNVRCP; this is encoded by the exons ATGTGTTGGATAGATTTGGTGGAATCAAAGCCTAGGAACacacacttttgttttgtgcatggaagaagaaaaagaagaagaagaagacaaggCCAATGTGAACAAAGTCACACGGATTTGTCAATAGAAACAAGGAGGCAAAATCTCTCAAGCATGGATTTTAGCTTGTGTTTGAGCTCCCCAATCATTTCCACACTTGTACATTTTCTCCTTGTTGCTTCTTTGTTTTGTCCTGTTTGTTCCTCAGATATTGGCAATATTGGCAACACCCCAGTTGCCAATCAGACTTTCAAGCCGCAAGAAGAGGCTCACAAGATGAACATCATAAGAACTCGTCTTCAACAGATCAACAAGCCCGCCGTTAAGACAATTCAG AGTCCTGATGGTGATGTAATAGACTGTGTGGTGTCTCATCAGCAACCAGCTTTTGATCATCCAATGTTGAAGGGACACAAACCACTG GATCCTCCAGAAAGGCCTAAAGGTCATAACCAAATGGACATGAGTGAGAATTTTCAGTTATGGACCATGTCAGGGGAGTCCTGTCCAGAAGGTACAATTCCAATTAGAAGAACAACAGAACAAGATATGTTAAGGGCTAGTTCTGTTAGCAgatttggaagaaaaataagaagacgTGTTAGAAGGGACACCAACAGCAATGGACATGAG CATGCAGTTGGGTATGTGAGTGGAGAGCAGTACTACGGAGCAAAGGCAAGCATAAACGTGTGGGCACCCCGAGTGGCAAATCAAGATGAATTCAGCTTGTCCCAAATGTGGGTCATCTCTGGCTCATTTGGAGATGATCTCAACACCATTGAGTCTGGTTGGCAG GTCAGCCCCGAGCTCTACGGGGACAGATACCCGAGATTCTTTACGTATTGGACG AGTGATGCATATCAAGCAACTGGATGCTACAACTTACTGTGTTCAGGCTTTGTTCAAACTAACAATAGAATTGCAATTGGAGCTGCAATCTCTCCAACTTCTTCCTATGCTGGTGGACAATTTGATATTAGCTTGCTCATCTGGAAG GATCCAAAGCATGGAAATTGGTGGCTTGAATTTGGATCCGGAATCTTAGTCGGGTATTGGCCATCATTCTTGTTCACACACCTAAGGGATCATGCAAGCATGGTGCAATTTGGTGGCGAAATTGTGAATTCAAGGCAATCAGGGTCTCACACTTCGACTCAAATGGGTAGTGGACATTTTGCTAGTGAAGGTTTTGGGAAAGCTTCATATTTTAGGAACATGCAAGTTGTGgattgggataacaacttggtaCCATTGTCAAATCTTCGGGTTCTAGCGGATCACCCGAATTGCTATGACATACAAGGAGGGATTAATAATGTTTGGGGGAATTACTTTTACTATGGTGGACCTGGAAGAAATGTGAGATGTCCCTAA